In a genomic window of Telopea speciosissima isolate NSW1024214 ecotype Mountain lineage chromosome 5, Tspe_v1, whole genome shotgun sequence:
- the LOC122661431 gene encoding syntaxin-112-like codes for MNDLMTKSFLSYVELKKQAMKDLEAGPDIEMGQLGPTDEENLVHFFEEVSAIKAEMEGITNLLFDLQGLNEETKTTHSAKVLRGLRDRMDSDMVNVLRKAKIIKSRLEALDQSNKTNRNISAAYGEGSPVDRTRISVTNGLRTKLRDMMNKFQSLREKIDSDYKEGLKRRYFNATGEVPSEEVIEKMMKGGEQVQVFQGKTDLNLENQEREETVRQIKRSLTELHQVFLDMAVLVETQTEQIDNIEQHLARAGDFISGGTNQLIYANKMKRKRRKWLYWVWALLLIIVLVCLIVSLSS; via the coding sequence ATGAACGATCTTATGACAAAATCGTTTCTCAGTTATGTGGAATTGAAGAAACAGGCGATGAAGGACCTTGAAGCAGGGCCTGACATTGAGATGGGGCAGCTCGGCCCCACGGATGAAGAGAATCTGGTCCACTTCTTCGAAGAGGTTAGTGCAATCAAGGCTGAGATGGAAGGGATCACTAATCTACTCTTTGATCTTCAAGGTCTGAATGAAGAGACAAAAACCACTCACAGCGCTAAAGTTCTTCGAGGGCTAAGAGACAGGATGGACTCAGACATGGTGAATGTCCTTCGCAAGGCAAAAATCATCAAATCACGATTGGAAGCTCTTGACCAATCCAACAAAACCAACCGCAATATATCAGCAGCATATGGAGAAGGAAGCCCAGTTGATCGAACAAGGATCTCAGTCACAAACGGCTTGAGAACCAAACTAAGGGATATGATGAACAAATTCCAGTCCCTGAGAGAAAAGATCGATTCAGATTACAAAGAAGGTCTGAAGAGGAGGTACTTCAATGCTACAGGTGAGGTCCCTAGTGAGGAGGTAATCGAGAAGATGATGAAAGGGGGTGAGCAAGTTCAGGTGTTTCAAGGAAAGACAGACTTGAATTTGGAGAATCAGGAGAGGGAGGAGACCGTGAGGCAGATAAAGAGAAGCTTGACAGAGCTCCATCAGGTCTTTCTTGATATGGCTGTTTTGGTTGAGACACAGACCGAACAGATAGATAATATAGAACAGCATTTAGCCCGTGCAGGTGATTTTATCAGTGGTGGGACGAACCAACTCATTTATGCTAACAAgatgaagaggaaaagaaggaaatggtTATATTGGGTTTGGGCTCTGCTGCTGATCATTGTTTTGGTGTGCCTCATTGTGTCTCTAAGTTCTTGA